A single region of the Thermovenabulum gondwanense genome encodes:
- a CDS encoding glycerol-3-phosphate responsive antiterminator, which translates to MKFLIEDLKSYPVIAAIRDIEKVDDALKERVKTIFLLTGSIFDIRYVVNHIKKAGRRVFIHFDLLDGISKDSVGIRYIAEEIKPDGIITTRTNLVSSAKSEGLFAIQRIFIVDSQAIDTAIKAINQVNPDAVEILPGIVYEAINKISRSIHYPLIAGGLIHEKEQVDEALKAGAMAISTSEEKLWNEVF; encoded by the coding sequence TTGAAATTTTTAATTGAAGATTTAAAAAGTTATCCCGTGATAGCGGCTATAAGAGATATAGAAAAGGTAGATGATGCTTTAAAAGAAAGGGTAAAAACCATATTCTTACTTACAGGTTCGATTTTTGATATTAGATACGTTGTAAATCATATAAAAAAAGCAGGTAGAAGGGTTTTTATACATTTTGATTTGTTAGATGGCATCAGTAAAGATAGCGTAGGAATACGTTATATTGCCGAAGAGATAAAACCTGACGGTATAATTACAACAAGGACTAATCTTGTTAGTTCAGCAAAAAGTGAAGGTTTATTTGCAATTCAAAGGATATTTATAGTAGATAGCCAGGCTATAGATACTGCGATTAAGGCAATAAATCAGGTAAATCCAGATGCCGTAGAAATTTTACCCGGTATAGTATACGAAGCGATTAATAAAATAAGCAGGAGCATTCATTATCCTTTAATCGCAGGAGGGTTAATTCACGAAAAGGAGCAGGTGGATGAGGCTTTAAAAGCAGGAGCTATGGCAATATCAACAAGTGAAGAAAAACTCTGGAATGAAGTCTTTTAG
- the phnD gene encoding phosphate/phosphite/phosphonate ABC transporter substrate-binding protein produces MKSEIKLIFIVLTIFFIGIGVVPWLKINISIKLILQLFGAIGFIIIYIKANDLYKKWERYSARQSVSYNKSLEFNETVYEKIVKATETLGFDIQQLIWLMNDNIATYEEISKTFYNIEELSQQNAASTEEISASINELASMSVNLKENIQRIEDKSTESADMLLQNKKTIQNMFSLLLDLAEVIKVAYNKNLILQESSKKISNIIEYISSISKQINLLALNATIEAARAGNSGRGFAVVAQEIKKLADETKKSTSDIEEIIKEIWHSIEDSNNYMNKCIQKVKSVETASGELKNLIDKIEITVNEIKYVLTELNNMSTEQKHSATEIEKASYTIAGAIENTYNFITDLMKKVELQKVKNNDTLKYADEVNNIVNELQKVVIGLKSNNEIIFGINPFVAPEKIKRMYFPILKRVCENIGYKARILIAKDYDNLIEGIRQGIIDVGWFSPFAYISAHEKVGVIPIVTPKVNGRFAYKGYIITKKGNDIRKLEDLKGKTFGYIDTKSASGYIYARYIIKKAGLNPDTLFKKVIFLGSHDKCIESVLSGEVDAAATYNEAVDMAAKRGLPVEKIEIIAQTDDIPKDAIAASPNMKKEIIEALKNAFINFNNFNGIDTPVEGFIESSDERYDIIREVSKQVL; encoded by the coding sequence TTGAAAAGTGAAATAAAATTAATTTTTATAGTACTTACAATATTTTTTATAGGAATTGGTGTGGTGCCATGGTTAAAAATAAATATTAGTATTAAGCTTATTTTACAGTTATTTGGAGCAATTGGATTTATTATTATTTACATTAAAGCAAATGATTTGTATAAAAAGTGGGAGCGATACTCTGCCAGGCAGAGCGTTTCATATAACAAGTCTTTGGAGTTTAATGAAACAGTATATGAAAAAATTGTAAAAGCTACTGAAACACTAGGGTTTGATATACAGCAACTTATTTGGCTAATGAATGATAATATTGCTACGTATGAAGAAATATCTAAAACGTTTTATAATATAGAGGAATTAAGTCAACAAAATGCTGCTTCGACAGAAGAAATATCTGCAAGTATTAACGAACTCGCTAGTATGTCAGTAAACTTAAAAGAGAATATTCAAAGAATTGAGGATAAATCAACAGAATCAGCGGATATGTTACTCCAAAACAAGAAAACTATTCAAAATATGTTTTCACTTTTATTAGATTTAGCCGAAGTAATAAAAGTTGCATATAATAAAAATCTAATTCTCCAAGAGTCCTCAAAAAAAATTTCTAATATTATTGAATATATAAGCTCAATATCAAAACAAATAAACCTACTTGCATTAAATGCAACAATAGAAGCAGCAAGAGCTGGTAATTCAGGAAGAGGTTTTGCGGTTGTCGCTCAGGAAATAAAAAAACTTGCAGATGAAACAAAAAAGTCTACTTCAGATATTGAGGAGATAATAAAAGAGATATGGCATAGTATTGAGGATTCTAATAATTATATGAATAAATGTATACAAAAAGTAAAATCTGTGGAAACAGCTTCAGGAGAATTAAAAAATTTAATCGACAAAATAGAAATTACTGTAAATGAAATAAAATATGTTTTGACAGAACTTAATAATATGTCAACAGAACAAAAGCACTCTGCTACTGAAATAGAAAAAGCATCTTATACAATTGCAGGAGCAATTGAAAATACATATAATTTCATTACTGACTTAATGAAGAAGGTAGAATTACAAAAAGTGAAAAATAACGATACTCTTAAATATGCAGATGAAGTTAACAATATAGTTAATGAACTACAAAAAGTAGTTATTGGATTAAAAAGTAACAATGAAATAATATTTGGGATAAATCCCTTTGTCGCTCCAGAAAAAATAAAAAGAATGTATTTTCCTATATTAAAGAGAGTATGCGAAAATATAGGATATAAAGCTAGAATTTTAATTGCTAAAGATTATGATAATTTAATAGAAGGGATTAGGCAAGGTATAATTGATGTAGGATGGTTTTCCCCGTTTGCATATATTTCAGCACATGAAAAGGTTGGGGTTATACCGATAGTAACACCAAAAGTAAATGGTAGATTTGCATATAAAGGTTATATTATTACAAAGAAAGGTAATGATATTAGAAAACTCGAAGATCTTAAAGGAAAAACATTTGGATATATAGATACGAAAAGTGCATCGGGCTATATTTATGCAAGGTACATTATTAAAAAAGCAGGTTTAAATCCTGATACATTATTTAAAAAGGTAATATTTTTGGGTAGCCATGATAAATGCATAGAATCTGTATTGTCAGGTGAAGTTGATGCAGCAGCTACATATAATGAAGCGGTAGATATGGCTGCTAAAAGAGGATTGCCTGTGGAAAAAATAGAAATAATTGCACAAACAGACGATATACCCAAAGATGCAATTGCAGCTTCTCCAAACATGAAGAAAGAAATAATAGAAGCTTTAAAAAATGCATTTATAAATTTTAATAATTTTAATGGTATAGATACGCCCGTAGAAGGATTCATTGAAAGCAGTGATGAAAGGTATGATATAATTCGAGAAGTGTCAAAACAGGTTCTATAA
- a CDS encoding ArsR/SmtB family transcription factor encodes MAKNIYDLRAEFFKALAHPTRLKILDIILDEKEICVCEIVKKIGIDQPTTSKHLNILKKAGILESRKEGLSVFYKVRFPCLRDYFICVDETIKSDLVTKVSYIDSSRNKVE; translated from the coding sequence ATGGCAAAAAATATTTATGATCTCCGGGCAGAATTCTTTAAGGCTCTTGCTCATCCAACAAGACTTAAAATTTTAGATATTATCCTGGATGAAAAGGAGATATGCGTTTGCGAAATTGTTAAAAAAATAGGTATAGACCAGCCCACTACATCAAAACACCTTAATATATTAAAAAAAGCCGGAATTTTGGAAAGCAGGAAAGAAGGACTTTCGGTTTTTTACAAAGTAAGATTCCCCTGCTTAAGGGATTATTTTATTTGTGTAGACGAAACCATAAAGAGCGATCTTGTAACCAAGGTTTCATATATTGATTCAAGCAGAAATAAGGTCGAATAA
- a CDS encoding permease gives MREELKKFLIIVGVFLFAYYMPLESVRFKGAFIESLYMLQDYARLHVLTCLIPALFIAGAISNFISQQAVMKYFGSGAKKWVSYAVASVSGTILAVCSCTVLPLFTGIYKRGAGLGPAIAFLYSGPAINVLAIIMTARILGYKLGIARAVGAVLFSIIIGVIMQFIFRKEDVERLSKMPQVPVKNDGRTLLQDLLYFVSLVFILIFAAWGKPAQPVGFFSAVYNVKWYLTLFFLLMLAVILIRWFKKDEITSWVEATWSFAKQILPLLFAGVLVAGFLMGRPGYDAGIIPSKYVEAVVGGNSLLSNFIASIIGAFMYFATLTEVPILQGLLGSGMGQGPALALLLSGPALSLPSMLVINSVLGPKKTITYVSLVIIMSTFIGFIFGNFF, from the coding sequence ATGAGGGAAGAGCTCAAAAAATTCTTGATCATAGTAGGTGTCTTTCTATTTGCCTACTATATGCCGTTAGAGAGTGTGCGCTTTAAAGGTGCATTCATAGAATCACTATACATGCTTCAGGATTACGCAAGGCTTCACGTACTAACCTGCTTAATACCCGCTCTTTTTATAGCAGGTGCTATTTCAAACTTTATTTCCCAGCAGGCGGTTATGAAATACTTCGGAAGTGGTGCAAAAAAGTGGGTTTCCTATGCAGTAGCATCGGTGTCGGGAACGATCCTTGCCGTATGTTCCTGCACGGTTTTACCTCTTTTTACGGGAATTTATAAAAGGGGGGCAGGCCTCGGTCCTGCAATCGCTTTTTTGTATTCGGGTCCTGCCATAAACGTCCTTGCGATTATTATGACAGCAAGAATCCTGGGGTATAAACTGGGAATTGCAAGAGCCGTTGGAGCGGTACTATTTTCTATAATAATAGGTGTAATAATGCAGTTTATATTCAGAAAAGAAGATGTGGAAAGATTATCAAAGATGCCGCAGGTTCCTGTTAAAAATGATGGGAGAACTTTATTACAGGACCTTTTATATTTTGTAAGTTTGGTTTTCATATTAATCTTTGCAGCATGGGGTAAACCCGCTCAGCCTGTGGGATTTTTTAGTGCCGTATACAATGTAAAATGGTACTTGACCTTATTCTTCCTGTTAATGCTTGCAGTAATCCTTATAAGGTGGTTTAAGAAGGATGAGATTACATCGTGGGTTGAAGCAACCTGGAGCTTTGCAAAACAGATACTTCCTCTCCTTTTTGCAGGCGTGCTCGTTGCAGGATTTTTAATGGGAAGGCCGGGATACGACGCGGGAATAATTCCCTCAAAGTATGTGGAAGCAGTAGTCGGAGGCAATTCTTTGCTTTCAAACTTTATAGCCTCTATAATTGGAGCTTTCATGTATTTTGCAACCCTTACGGAAGTTCCCATACTTCAAGGGCTTTTAGGTTCGGGTATGGGGCAGGGGCCCGCTCTTGCGCTTTTGCTCTCGGGCCCAGCTTTGAGCCTCCCGAGCATGCTCGTTATAAACAGCGTCCTCGGACCTAAAAAGACAATCACCTATGTGAGTTTGGTAATAATAATGTCAACTTTTATAGGCTTCATTTTTGGAAACTTCTTTTAA